A single genomic interval of Terriglobus albidus harbors:
- a CDS encoding alkaline phosphatase: MHSFVSRSYWLAVLCLAFSSCFASAQRPKNIILILGDGAGLASLNAASLYGYGAPQALFLQHASNIAWVDTSSASEWVTDASACATAYATGVKTNNTVVSERPVVHVGTDEGEKLKTILEYAEERGLSTGVISNAGATDGIVAAFYAHNKNRLAYGELFEEAMHPRFGDGIDLLVGADRKAVLTATSKTSHDAAQELADRGYAFLDTTSGLENLGGKTRAVVLTDNPDFDLGQTVQDSIKLLSKNPKGYFLVIHSDTHIPDARKTLSRLVDLDNITKATVDQAGKNTLVIFTADHSYGLYLTRHKEKQPKSRDILPMVTLDNDHTAEDVPLFAFGPGADHIKGFIPNTQVFSFMMSAYGWPQ; encoded by the coding sequence ATGCATTCGTTTGTCTCCAGGAGCTACTGGCTGGCTGTCCTTTGCCTTGCCTTCAGTAGCTGCTTCGCAAGTGCGCAGCGCCCAAAAAACATCATCCTTATTCTCGGCGACGGAGCTGGACTGGCCAGCCTGAATGCTGCAAGCCTCTATGGCTACGGAGCGCCGCAGGCTCTCTTTCTCCAGCATGCTTCCAACATCGCCTGGGTCGACACATCAAGCGCTTCAGAGTGGGTCACCGATGCATCGGCCTGCGCTACCGCCTATGCAACTGGAGTTAAAACAAACAATACCGTCGTCTCCGAACGGCCTGTCGTGCACGTCGGAACCGATGAGGGAGAAAAGCTAAAGACCATCCTGGAATACGCTGAGGAGCGCGGCCTCTCTACCGGTGTGATCTCCAATGCAGGAGCAACAGACGGTATCGTCGCTGCCTTCTATGCGCACAACAAGAACCGACTGGCGTACGGCGAACTCTTCGAAGAGGCGATGCATCCCCGCTTCGGCGATGGAATCGATCTTCTCGTCGGTGCGGACCGCAAGGCAGTGCTCACGGCAACCAGCAAAACCAGTCATGATGCCGCTCAGGAGCTAGCCGACCGCGGCTACGCCTTCCTCGACACAACTTCGGGATTGGAAAACCTTGGCGGCAAGACACGAGCTGTCGTCCTTACGGATAATCCGGACTTCGACCTCGGACAAACTGTCCAGGACTCGATCAAACTCCTGTCGAAAAACCCTAAAGGATACTTTCTGGTCATTCACTCCGATACGCATATTCCCGATGCCCGAAAGACACTCTCCCGCCTTGTAGATCTGGACAACATTACAAAAGCGACGGTGGATCAGGCAGGCAAGAATACCCTCGTCATCTTTACCGCGGATCATTCCTATGGGCTCTACCTCACGCGCCATAAAGAAAAACAGCCGAAGAGCCGCGATATCCTCCCCATGGTCACGCTCGATAACGATCACACCGCCGAAGACGTTCCACTCTTTGCCTTCGGTCCCGGCGCCGATCACATCAAAGGGTTCATCCCGAATACGCAGGTCTTTTCCTTCATGATGTCGGCCTATGGTTGGCCGCAATGA
- a CDS encoding MFS transporter: MKTRSPLYVTSLIAGAFFMENLDGTIIATALPQMAKSFHTSAVSLNIGMTVYMLTLAVLIPISGWVADHFGARTVFATAVSLFTLASVLCAGAHSLTQFTLMRILQGIGGAMMVPVGRLIVLRETPKDRLAQAIAYISWPGLTALVLGPPLGGFITTYFSWHWIFLINVPFGIAALILAMLWIENTHVHERHPFDWGTFILAGIASAGSVYAMEKFGEGESGWVTPAMTLAFSLICGVFAILYARRRPKTSLIDFDSMRNKTYSLSIYGASAFRVGVMALPFLLPLMFQIAFRLTAFRSGLYLLALFGGDFSMKSIVLPLLRTFGFRRLLIVNGLITVGTIGLCALLTPGTPTALLLFILFIHGACRSLEFTCLTTLAYAEIPAERMSRANGFLSAIMQLSAGMGVAVGAITLRIVAMAKGHSAAHPDLSDFRWAIVLMAIFALGPVIDSLALHPHAGASTSGHKHVPESESALV, translated from the coding sequence ATGAAGACGCGATCCCCTCTCTATGTCACCTCGCTCATCGCGGGGGCTTTCTTCATGGAGAATCTCGATGGAACCATCATCGCCACCGCGCTTCCGCAGATGGCGAAGAGCTTCCATACCAGCGCTGTCAGCCTGAACATCGGCATGACGGTCTACATGCTGACGCTGGCGGTACTGATCCCCATCAGCGGATGGGTAGCCGACCACTTCGGCGCCCGCACGGTCTTTGCAACCGCGGTATCGCTCTTCACCCTGGCCTCCGTGCTCTGCGCCGGGGCGCACTCCCTGACGCAGTTCACCCTGATGCGCATTCTGCAGGGCATCGGCGGAGCCATGATGGTTCCCGTCGGCCGCCTGATCGTACTCCGCGAGACACCGAAGGATCGCCTGGCCCAGGCCATCGCCTATATCAGTTGGCCAGGACTGACTGCCCTCGTTCTCGGGCCTCCGCTGGGCGGCTTCATCACGACCTACTTCAGCTGGCACTGGATCTTTCTGATCAACGTCCCCTTCGGAATCGCGGCTCTGATTCTGGCGATGCTTTGGATTGAAAACACTCATGTCCACGAACGGCATCCGTTCGACTGGGGCACCTTCATCCTGGCGGGTATCGCCTCTGCCGGCTCTGTCTATGCCATGGAGAAGTTCGGCGAAGGCGAATCCGGATGGGTCACTCCGGCAATGACGTTGGCATTCAGCCTGATCTGCGGCGTCTTCGCGATTCTGTATGCCCGCCGGCGACCGAAGACCTCTCTTATCGATTTCGATTCGATGCGGAACAAGACCTACTCGCTCTCCATCTACGGAGCGAGCGCCTTTCGCGTGGGAGTCATGGCCCTGCCGTTCCTGCTTCCGCTCATGTTCCAGATTGCGTTCCGGCTGACCGCCTTCCGCAGCGGCCTGTATCTTCTGGCACTCTTTGGCGGCGACTTCAGCATGAAGTCGATTGTGCTGCCGCTACTCCGCACTTTCGGCTTTCGCCGTCTGCTGATCGTCAACGGCCTGATCACCGTGGGCACCATCGGCCTGTGCGCACTGCTGACGCCGGGTACGCCTACGGCTCTGCTGCTCTTCATCCTGTTTATCCACGGAGCCTGCCGGTCGCTCGAGTTCACCTGCCTGACGACCCTGGCCTACGCGGAAATTCCAGCGGAGCGAATGAGCCGCGCCAATGGATTTCTGAGCGCCATCATGCAACTGAGCGCCGGCATGGGCGTGGCGGTGGGCGCCATCACGCTGCGCATCGTTGCCATGGCAAAAGGACACTCGGCAGCTCACCCAGATCTCAGCGATTTCCGCTGGGCCATCGTGCTCATGGCAATCTTCGCTCTGGGGCCGGTCATCGACAGCCTGGCGCTGCACCCGCATGCAGGAGCCAGCACCAGCGGCCACAAGCACGTTCCGGAATCGGAGTCCGCGCTGGTTTAG
- a CDS encoding helix-turn-helix domain-containing protein, whose translation MNIGATIRGFRLQKGMSQGDIEKRTGLLRCYLSRVENGHTVPSLETLQKIAQALDLPLSQFFAEDSVGREMSTLNLSEDEIRFLTQIQRYSANLSDSDRKLLLAMVRKFAQTALS comes from the coding sequence ATGAACATCGGAGCGACGATCCGTGGGTTCCGCCTGCAGAAGGGTATGTCCCAGGGCGATATCGAGAAGCGTACCGGGTTGCTCCGCTGCTATCTGTCGCGCGTGGAGAACGGGCACACGGTGCCGTCCCTGGAGACACTGCAAAAGATTGCTCAGGCACTCGATCTGCCTCTGAGCCAGTTCTTCGCCGAAGACAGTGTCGGCCGCGAGATGAGCACGCTGAATCTCTCCGAAGACGAGATTCGCTTCCTCACCCAGATCCAGCGCTACTCAGCCAACCTGTCCGATTCGGACCGCAAGCTCCTGCTCGCCATGGTCCGCAAGTTCGCTCAGACCGCGCTGAGCTAG
- a CDS encoding PhzF family phenazine biosynthesis protein: MSERGDGMRALEWEQVDVFAEAALEGNQLAIFTDARGLTTEQMQQLARETNLSETTFILPRDEATERERGVLVRIFTTQEELRFAGHPTLGTAGWIYRNHPVLRGQETITLDLPVGPIPVHFTAPVEGEEGVFGEMRQRDPEFGQMHAREAIAATLGLSMDDLHPELDPQTSSTGMAFCIVPLRSVEAAGRLAINQRAAQQYLALSDAKFFYCIAPVENGDADWHARMQFYNGEDPATGSAAGCAISYLVRHGAVAPGARIIMQQGVEMQRPSRLFLRGEVRDGKVCEIHVAGRTIPVAKGQFFLSI, encoded by the coding sequence ATGAGCGAGAGAGGTGACGGTATGCGTGCACTGGAGTGGGAGCAGGTCGACGTCTTTGCGGAGGCAGCGCTGGAGGGGAATCAACTGGCGATCTTTACCGATGCCCGCGGTCTGACGACGGAACAGATGCAGCAGTTGGCGCGGGAGACCAACCTCTCCGAGACGACATTCATCCTGCCGCGGGATGAAGCGACGGAGCGCGAACGGGGTGTGCTGGTGCGGATCTTTACCACCCAGGAAGAGCTGCGTTTTGCCGGACATCCGACGCTGGGCACAGCGGGCTGGATCTATCGGAACCATCCCGTCCTGCGTGGACAGGAGACCATCACGCTGGATCTACCGGTCGGACCGATTCCGGTGCACTTTACGGCGCCTGTGGAGGGCGAGGAGGGTGTCTTTGGGGAGATGCGGCAGCGTGACCCTGAGTTCGGTCAGATGCATGCACGGGAGGCAATTGCGGCCACCCTGGGCCTCTCTATGGACGATCTGCACCCGGAACTGGACCCGCAGACATCAAGCACCGGGATGGCCTTCTGTATCGTCCCTCTGCGGTCGGTAGAGGCGGCGGGAAGGCTCGCGATCAATCAGCGGGCAGCCCAGCAGTACCTGGCGTTGTCGGACGCGAAGTTCTTCTACTGCATCGCTCCTGTGGAAAACGGGGACGCAGACTGGCATGCCCGCATGCAGTTTTACAACGGCGAAGATCCGGCTACCGGATCCGCCGCCGGGTGCGCGATTAGTTACCTGGTGCGTCATGGAGCGGTAGCTCCCGGCGCCCGCATCATCATGCAGCAGGGGGTCGAGATGCAGCGGCCGAGCCGGCTGTTTCTCCGTGGAGAGGTCCGTGACGGAAAGGTGTGTGAAATTCATGTTGCAGGCCGCACCATTCCTGTTGCAAAAGGACAGTTTTTCCTGTCAATTTAA
- a CDS encoding response regulator — protein sequence MRPKKTILCVDDNEQSLSVRKFLLETRGYRVLDTQSPHHALEMLTRALPGSVDLLLTDLTMPQMDGNSLIRRAKEIHPALPSLMVSGTITSADRNEAADAFLPKGANSASELLDRVRILVARKRGPKKHVVQMSPLAPQQRTEMYPATA from the coding sequence ATGCGCCCCAAAAAAACCATCCTTTGCGTCGACGATAATGAACAGTCCCTTTCCGTACGGAAGTTCCTTCTGGAGACGCGTGGCTACCGCGTACTCGATACCCAATCGCCCCATCACGCGCTGGAGATGCTGACCCGGGCCTTGCCGGGTTCGGTCGATCTGCTGCTGACGGATCTGACCATGCCGCAGATGGATGGAAACTCGCTCATCCGCCGCGCAAAGGAGATTCATCCCGCGCTCCCTTCGCTGATGGTGTCAGGAACAATCACCAGCGCCGATCGCAACGAAGCCGCCGATGCATTTTTGCCAAAGGGAGCGAACTCGGCATCGGAACTGCTGGACCGCGTGCGTATTCTGGTCGCCCGCAAGCGCGGACCGAAGAAACACGTCGTGCAGATGTCGCCACTCGCACCGCAGCAGCGGACCGAGATGTACCCAGCGACGGCCTAA
- the recG gene encoding ATP-dependent DNA helicase RecG: MSPLMKTQPASPRTSQPPRETQTFATDVKFVKGVGERIATALRERGVQTVEDLLYHLPFRYEDRLHPRHLRELKPGEMASVIGEVRGAALLRTKKMPIFEVTVGQGLDTVKCLWFRGTYLQGKFKAGQMVALYGKVEASSSRAGAFKMIQPQFEFLPDASATGEDAEFAGLEVGRIVPVYESLGGTTAWGAKLGSKWLRRVLWDLLAEVKDAPETLPLALRERLKLPGRMGALREVHFPSEGTRLEDLTYARTPALRRLVFEELFYLELGLELKRRRMREREGIAFQTGTDVREALKQILPFHPTAAQKRVLGEIVADMQHPQPMRRLLQGDVGSGKTIVALEAAIVAMENGYQAALMAPTEILATQHYLSARKVLQKATKEDGNRRYRITLLTGSLEPAEKKAARGKIYRGETDLVIGTHALLEEKVDFDRLGLIVVDEQHRFGVQQRFRLMKKSGAAEPDVLVMTATPIPRTLALTMYGDLDVSILDELPPGRTPIVTRRVEEQRSAEVWDFVRKQIQAGRQAYVVYPLIEGTNDDQPELDFAHDPPPEEEAAPKKGSRKKSSDLFKAKLKSATQMYEELSAGPLRGLHLGLLHGRLDAAEKEIVMARFQRGEIDVLLSTTVIEVGVDVPNATVMVIEHAERFGLAQMHQLRGRVGRGSAKSYCILLTGVMVSQEADQRLDAMVRSQNGFELAEIDLEQRGPGEFFGTRQSGLPEFRVASLLRDREILELAKREAASFAVNAEATEEEKETVRTQLKQHWQRHYGLVEA, from the coding sequence ATGTCCCCGTTGATGAAGACCCAGCCCGCCAGCCCACGAACCAGTCAGCCCCCTCGCGAAACCCAGACATTCGCCACGGACGTGAAGTTCGTCAAAGGTGTGGGCGAGCGCATCGCCACAGCTCTGAGAGAGCGGGGGGTACAGACGGTCGAGGACCTGCTCTACCATCTCCCCTTCCGCTACGAAGACCGCCTGCACCCGCGGCACCTTCGCGAGCTCAAGCCGGGAGAGATGGCCTCTGTCATCGGCGAGGTCCGCGGCGCTGCACTCCTTCGCACCAAGAAGATGCCCATCTTCGAGGTCACCGTCGGCCAGGGCCTCGACACGGTCAAATGCCTTTGGTTCCGCGGGACCTATCTGCAGGGTAAGTTCAAGGCCGGCCAGATGGTCGCGCTCTATGGGAAGGTCGAGGCCTCCAGCAGCCGAGCGGGCGCCTTCAAGATGATCCAGCCGCAGTTCGAGTTCCTGCCGGACGCCTCTGCCACCGGCGAAGACGCCGAGTTCGCGGGCCTCGAGGTCGGACGCATCGTGCCCGTCTATGAGTCCCTCGGCGGCACCACGGCCTGGGGCGCCAAGCTCGGCAGCAAATGGTTGCGCCGGGTGCTGTGGGATCTGCTCGCCGAAGTCAAAGATGCGCCGGAGACCCTCCCGCTTGCGCTCCGCGAACGGCTCAAGCTTCCGGGGCGTATGGGAGCCCTGCGCGAGGTTCACTTCCCCAGTGAAGGCACCCGCCTGGAAGACCTCACCTATGCCCGCACACCGGCACTCCGCCGCCTTGTCTTTGAAGAGCTCTTCTATCTGGAACTCGGTCTTGAACTCAAACGCCGCCGCATGCGTGAGCGTGAAGGTATCGCCTTCCAGACCGGCACTGACGTTCGCGAGGCGTTGAAACAGATTCTCCCCTTCCACCCCACGGCCGCACAGAAGCGGGTTCTGGGCGAGATCGTCGCCGATATGCAGCATCCGCAGCCTATGCGCCGTTTGCTGCAGGGTGACGTCGGCAGCGGCAAAACCATTGTCGCGCTGGAAGCCGCCATTGTGGCCATGGAGAACGGCTACCAGGCCGCCCTGATGGCTCCAACCGAGATTCTGGCGACACAACATTACCTCTCCGCACGCAAGGTTCTCCAGAAGGCCACCAAAGAAGACGGGAATCGCCGCTACCGCATCACCCTACTTACCGGCTCGCTCGAGCCAGCGGAGAAAAAAGCGGCGCGCGGCAAGATCTATCGCGGTGAGACCGATCTGGTAATCGGCACCCATGCACTGCTCGAGGAAAAGGTCGACTTCGACCGGCTCGGCCTCATCGTCGTCGACGAACAGCATCGTTTCGGCGTGCAGCAGCGTTTCCGCCTGATGAAGAAATCGGGCGCGGCGGAGCCCGATGTCCTGGTCATGACAGCGACTCCGATCCCACGCACGCTCGCGCTCACGATGTATGGCGATCTCGACGTCTCCATCCTGGATGAGCTGCCTCCGGGCCGCACGCCCATCGTCACCCGTCGCGTAGAAGAACAGCGTTCCGCCGAGGTGTGGGATTTCGTCCGGAAACAGATCCAAGCCGGCCGCCAGGCATACGTCGTATATCCCTTGATTGAAGGAACCAACGACGACCAGCCGGAACTGGACTTCGCGCACGATCCGCCCCCGGAAGAAGAGGCTGCTCCGAAGAAAGGCTCACGGAAGAAGTCCAGCGATCTTTTCAAGGCCAAACTCAAGTCCGCCACGCAGATGTACGAGGAACTCAGCGCCGGCCCACTGCGCGGTCTGCACCTTGGGCTGCTGCATGGACGCCTCGATGCTGCCGAGAAAGAGATTGTCATGGCACGCTTCCAGCGCGGCGAGATCGATGTCCTGCTCTCCACCACGGTGATCGAAGTCGGCGTCGACGTTCCCAATGCCACCGTCATGGTGATCGAACACGCGGAACGCTTTGGCCTGGCCCAGATGCATCAACTGCGCGGCCGCGTCGGCCGCGGCTCTGCGAAGAGCTATTGCATTCTGCTCACCGGAGTGATGGTCTCGCAGGAGGCCGATCAGCGGCTCGATGCCATGGTGCGCTCGCAGAACGGTTTTGAGCTCGCCGAGATCGATCTGGAGCAACGCGGTCCCGGCGAGTTCTTCGGGACCCGCCAGTCCGGCCTGCCAGAGTTCCGCGTCGCCAGCCTGCTCCGTGACCGCGAAATCCTGGAGTTAGCCAAGCGCGAAGCAGCAAGCTTCGCCGTCAATGCAGAAGCTACGGAAGAAGAGAAAGAGACCGTCCGCACCCAGTTGAAACAGCACTGGCAACGGCACTATGGGTTGGTGGAAGCTTAG
- a CDS encoding ABC transporter ATP-binding protein: MSIVQLEHVRKVYDKKVAVEDLSFSIEPGTMFGLLGPNGSGKTSTIRMMVGITLPDSGVVRLFGEPFKRDALKRVAYLPEERGLYKKMKVIDQLVFLGQLRGLDEATALKRSHEWCERLQITEAIPKKTEELSKGMQQKIQFIATLLHEPELIIMDEPFSGLDPVNATLLIETMLDLRNEGRAILFSTHRMDQVEKMCDAICLISRGKEVLSGTMREVKSRYPRNRVQMTFEGDTGFLRAPAIEEAKLYNGSAEIRLKDESGAQQLLAQAVNAGTHITRFEVMEPTLEEIFIQEVSAGGNVDA; encoded by the coding sequence ATGTCTATTGTTCAGCTCGAACACGTTCGTAAGGTTTATGACAAAAAGGTCGCAGTCGAAGACCTCTCCTTCTCCATCGAACCCGGAACTATGTTTGGCCTGTTAGGGCCAAACGGCTCGGGGAAGACCAGCACCATCCGCATGATGGTTGGGATTACGCTGCCTGACTCTGGCGTTGTCCGGCTTTTCGGCGAGCCGTTCAAGCGCGATGCTCTGAAGCGGGTCGCCTATCTGCCTGAGGAACGCGGACTCTACAAGAAGATGAAGGTCATCGACCAGCTCGTCTTTCTTGGACAGTTGCGCGGGCTGGATGAGGCGACGGCGCTGAAGCGCAGCCACGAGTGGTGCGAACGGCTGCAGATTACCGAGGCGATTCCCAAAAAGACGGAAGAGCTTTCCAAGGGTATGCAGCAGAAGATCCAGTTCATCGCAACGCTGCTGCATGAACCGGAGCTGATCATCATGGATGAGCCGTTCAGCGGTCTGGATCCTGTGAATGCGACGCTGCTGATCGAAACGATGTTGGATCTCCGCAATGAAGGTCGCGCGATTCTTTTCTCGACGCACCGCATGGATCAGGTGGAAAAGATGTGCGATGCCATCTGCCTGATCTCTCGCGGTAAGGAGGTCCTGAGCGGAACCATGCGTGAGGTGAAGTCGCGGTATCCGCGCAACCGGGTGCAGATGACCTTCGAGGGAGACACTGGCTTCCTGCGTGCCCCCGCGATTGAAGAGGCGAAGCTCTATAACGGTTCTGCTGAGATCAGGTTGAAGGATGAGAGCGGAGCACAGCAGCTTCTTGCGCAGGCGGTGAACGCTGGGACGCACATTACCCGTTTTGAAGTGATGGAACCGACTCTGGAAGAGATCTTTATCCAGGAAGTTAGCGCAGGAGGTAATGTCGATGCCTAA
- a CDS encoding ABC transporter permease, whose amino-acid sequence MPNNIFLIAKREYLERVRTKSFLVTTMLIPLLMGGGILFSVVKSRHSKAASHIAVVAADTDLALALQDELEHGKDSAMQVDVISPPTGNTRQAVVDETAEKQIDGFLWIDVDKGKPKATYTSMSNADISTMQSIESALRRAIVREGMQRKGVDAGEIKLMMAPVDLETETIRNGEISKSDTMTAFFGAYVLFFLMYMAVMLHGMNVARSIIEEKTSRVFEVMLATVQPQEMMAGKLLGVGSVGLTQIGIWVLAALGLSAAPMASAVGAGAIHISFSAGQIIAFIGYFVMGFLLYSGMAAAIGAMVNSEQELQQFNMVIALPMAVCMFVLVPVISNPNSPFSRIISLIPTCTPLIMYLRIAISNPPWYDIAASVVILLATIYGVLWLTARIYRVGILMYGKRPTLPEILKWLKYS is encoded by the coding sequence ATGCCTAACAATATATTTTTGATCGCCAAGCGCGAGTATTTGGAGCGGGTCCGCACCAAGTCCTTTCTGGTTACGACGATGCTGATTCCGTTGTTGATGGGCGGAGGAATCCTGTTCTCCGTAGTTAAGTCCAGGCATTCGAAAGCTGCTTCGCATATCGCCGTGGTTGCAGCCGACACAGACCTCGCGTTGGCGCTGCAGGATGAGTTGGAGCATGGCAAGGATTCTGCCATGCAGGTGGATGTCATTTCGCCGCCGACGGGTAATACCCGCCAGGCGGTTGTAGACGAGACCGCGGAGAAGCAGATCGATGGCTTCCTGTGGATCGATGTTGACAAGGGCAAGCCGAAGGCGACCTATACCTCCATGAGCAATGCCGACATCTCGACAATGCAGTCGATTGAATCGGCTTTGCGTCGCGCCATTGTGCGCGAAGGCATGCAGCGCAAAGGCGTGGATGCCGGAGAGATCAAGCTGATGATGGCGCCGGTTGATCTCGAAACCGAAACCATCAGGAATGGTGAGATCTCTAAGTCGGATACCATGACGGCATTCTTCGGAGCCTACGTTCTGTTCTTCCTGATGTACATGGCGGTGATGCTGCATGGCATGAATGTGGCCCGCTCGATCATTGAGGAGAAGACCTCGCGTGTCTTTGAAGTCATGCTGGCGACTGTGCAGCCGCAGGAGATGATGGCCGGCAAGCTGCTCGGCGTAGGCTCGGTCGGCCTGACGCAGATCGGGATCTGGGTGTTGGCAGCGCTCGGCCTGTCGGCGGCCCCGATGGCCTCGGCGGTAGGCGCCGGCGCAATCCACATCAGCTTCTCGGCAGGGCAGATTATCGCGTTTATCGGCTATTTCGTGATGGGCTTCCTGCTGTACTCCGGCATGGCCGCTGCAATCGGAGCGATGGTGAACTCCGAGCAGGAACTGCAGCAGTTCAACATGGTAATCGCGCTCCCGATGGCGGTATGCATGTTTGTGCTGGTGCCAGTGATTTCGAACCCGAACTCACCCTTCTCGCGCATCATCTCGCTGATTCCGACGTGCACGCCGCTGATCATGTATCTGCGTATCGCGATCTCGAATCCGCCGTGGTACGACATTGCGGCTTCAGTGGTAATTCTGCTGGCAACCATCTACGGCGTGCTGTGGCTTACTGCCCGCATCTATCGCGTAGGTATCCTGATGTATGGCAAACGCCCGACGCTCCCCGAGATTCTGAAGTGGCTGAAGTACAGCTAG